In Pogoniulus pusillus isolate bPogPus1 chromosome 20, bPogPus1.pri, whole genome shotgun sequence, the following are encoded in one genomic region:
- the ZDHHC1 gene encoding palmitoyltransferase ZDHHC1 isoform X3, translating to MNICKKPPNKIAAETLGRAAAERQGQRARRNGWSWPLHLFQVTAWLLYLFYALVGFGILVPLLPHHWLLAGYVCPGVCFLYHLIVHLSAVSIDPADANVRDKNYLGPVATFTRGQHAHIIENHHCHVCDVDVSAKSKHCGTCNKCVCGFDHHCKWLNNCVGERNYWHFLNSVLSALLGLGLLLLVACYIFVEFFLDPGLLRSDQHFDALRNRTDCWFLFLPAAPLQTRAWALLLTAGIFILLSLLTVILLGHLLAFHIYLMWNKLSTYEYVLQQRLQQVKESELQLEPSQLPPTQVTSQPQKKGRKRTQKAPSSAVGSRAGTPPRPWASPPDPQPAFPATAAATSAANNLHLRVPAFALRPAGPPSSISLLQAAEPAAEHPWVPTESMDELPVPQTGLGSVTLPEPPTDSSSAPQHSAGHTEKPRGGRKRKLSAGHKAKRKSCQQDKQVADLHLLPKLPAVFVSRSSGEPGGPQAQAGTAAASGTGAERLPA from the exons ATGAACATCTGCAAGAAGCCTCCCAACAAGATAGCTGCAGAGACTCTGGGCCGGGCTGCGGCGGAGCGGCAGGGCCAGCGCGCCCGGAGGAATGGCTGGAGCTGGCCCCTGCACCTCTTCCAGgtcactgcctggctgctctacCTCTTCTATGCCCTGGTGGGCTTTGGCATCCTGgtgcccctcctgccccaccactggctgctggctggctaTGTT TGCCCAGGGGTTTGCTTTCTCTACCATTTAATTGTCCATCTCAGTGCAGTCTCCATTGACCCTGCAGATGCAAACGTGAGAGACAAGAACTACCTGGGGCCTGTGGCCACCTTCACTCGTGGCCAGCATGCACACATCATCGAGAACCATCACTGCCACGTCTGTGACGTGGATGT GAGTGCCAAGTCCAAGCACTGTGGAACCTGCAACAAATGCGTCTGTGGCTTCGATCACCACTGCAAGTGGCTCAACAACTGCGTGGGAGAGAGGAACtactg GCACTTCCTGAACTctgtgctctcagctctcctgggccttgggctcctgctgctggttgcttGCTACATCTTCGTGGAGTTCTTCCTGGACCCTGGGCTGCTTCGCTCCGACCAGCACTTTGATG CGCTGAGGAACCGCACGGACTGCTGGTTCCtgttcctgcctgcagctcccctgcagaccCGGGCCTGGGcccttctgctcactgctggcatcttcatcctgctcagcctgctgacAGTCATCCTGCTGGGCCATCTCCTGGCCTTCCACATCTATCTCA TGTGGAACAAGCTGAGCACCTACGAGTACGTCCTGCAGCAGCGCCTGCAGCAGGTGAAGGAGtccgagctgcagctggagccctCCCAGCTGCCCCCCACTCAG GTCACTTCACAGccacagaagaaaggaagaaagaggacaCAGAAGGCTCCTTCctcagcagtgggcagcagagctgggacccCGCCCAGGCCTTGGGCCTcacccccagaccctcagcCAG ccttcccagccacggctgctgccacctcagctGCCAACAACCTTCATCTCCGTGTGCCAGCTTTTGCTCTGAGACCTGCTGGGCCTCCCAGCAgcatcagcctgctgcaggcagcagagcctgcagctgagcatcCCTGGGTGCCCACTGAATCCATGGATgagcttcctgtgcctcagacTGGCCTTGGGAGCGTGACCCTTCCTGAGCCTCCTACAGACAGCTCCAGCGCCCCCCAGCACTCTGCCGGGCACACGGAGAAGCCCAGAGGCGGCAGGAAGAGGAAGCTGTCAGCTGGCCACAAGGCCAAGAggaagagctgccagcaggacaagcaggTGGCAGATCTGCACCTCCTGCCCAAGCTCCCTGCCGTGTTtgtgagcaggagcagtgggGAGCCTGGGGGCCCTCAGGCGCAGGCAGGGACCGCAGCAGCGAGCGGCACGGGGGCAGAGAGGCTCCCTGCATGA
- the ZDHHC1 gene encoding palmitoyltransferase ZDHHC1 isoform X4, whose protein sequence is MNICKKPPNKIAAETLGRAAAERQGQRARRNGWSWPLHLFQVTAWLLYLFYALVGFGILVPLLPHHWLLAGYVCPGVCFLYHLIVHLSAVSIDPADANVRDKNYLGPVATFTRGQHAHIIENHHCHVCDVDVSAKSKHCGTCNKCVCGFDHHCKWLNNCVGERNYWHFLNSVLSALLGLGLLLLVACYIFVEFFLDPGLLRSDQHFDALRNRTDCWFLFLPAAPLQTRAWALLLTAGIFILLSLLTVILLGHLLAFHIYLMWNKLSTYEYVLQQRLQQVKESELQLEPSQLPPTQPQKKGRKRTQKAPSSAVGSRAGTPPRPWASPPDPQPAFPATAAATSAANNLHLRVPAFALRPAGPPSSISLLQAAEPAAEHPWVPTESMDELPVPQTGLGSVTLPEPPTDSSSAPQHSAGHTEKPRGGRKRKLSAGHKAKRKSCQQDKQVADLHLLPKLPAVFVSRSSGEPGGPQAQAGTAAASGTGAERLPA, encoded by the exons ATGAACATCTGCAAGAAGCCTCCCAACAAGATAGCTGCAGAGACTCTGGGCCGGGCTGCGGCGGAGCGGCAGGGCCAGCGCGCCCGGAGGAATGGCTGGAGCTGGCCCCTGCACCTCTTCCAGgtcactgcctggctgctctacCTCTTCTATGCCCTGGTGGGCTTTGGCATCCTGgtgcccctcctgccccaccactggctgctggctggctaTGTT TGCCCAGGGGTTTGCTTTCTCTACCATTTAATTGTCCATCTCAGTGCAGTCTCCATTGACCCTGCAGATGCAAACGTGAGAGACAAGAACTACCTGGGGCCTGTGGCCACCTTCACTCGTGGCCAGCATGCACACATCATCGAGAACCATCACTGCCACGTCTGTGACGTGGATGT GAGTGCCAAGTCCAAGCACTGTGGAACCTGCAACAAATGCGTCTGTGGCTTCGATCACCACTGCAAGTGGCTCAACAACTGCGTGGGAGAGAGGAACtactg GCACTTCCTGAACTctgtgctctcagctctcctgggccttgggctcctgctgctggttgcttGCTACATCTTCGTGGAGTTCTTCCTGGACCCTGGGCTGCTTCGCTCCGACCAGCACTTTGATG CGCTGAGGAACCGCACGGACTGCTGGTTCCtgttcctgcctgcagctcccctgcagaccCGGGCCTGGGcccttctgctcactgctggcatcttcatcctgctcagcctgctgacAGTCATCCTGCTGGGCCATCTCCTGGCCTTCCACATCTATCTCA TGTGGAACAAGCTGAGCACCTACGAGTACGTCCTGCAGCAGCGCCTGCAGCAGGTGAAGGAGtccgagctgcagctggagccctCCCAGCTGCCCCCCACTCAG ccacagaagaaaggaagaaagaggacaCAGAAGGCTCCTTCctcagcagtgggcagcagagctgggacccCGCCCAGGCCTTGGGCCTcacccccagaccctcagcCAG ccttcccagccacggctgctgccacctcagctGCCAACAACCTTCATCTCCGTGTGCCAGCTTTTGCTCTGAGACCTGCTGGGCCTCCCAGCAgcatcagcctgctgcaggcagcagagcctgcagctgagcatcCCTGGGTGCCCACTGAATCCATGGATgagcttcctgtgcctcagacTGGCCTTGGGAGCGTGACCCTTCCTGAGCCTCCTACAGACAGCTCCAGCGCCCCCCAGCACTCTGCCGGGCACACGGAGAAGCCCAGAGGCGGCAGGAAGAGGAAGCTGTCAGCTGGCCACAAGGCCAAGAggaagagctgccagcaggacaagcaggTGGCAGATCTGCACCTCCTGCCCAAGCTCCCTGCCGTGTTtgtgagcaggagcagtgggGAGCCTGGGGGCCCTCAGGCGCAGGCAGGGACCGCAGCAGCGAGCGGCACGGGGGCAGAGAGGCTCCCTGCATGA
- the ZDHHC1 gene encoding palmitoyltransferase ZDHHC1 isoform X1 — MNICKKPPNKIAAETLGRAAAERQGQRARRNGWSWPLHLFQVTAWLLYLFYALVGFGILVPLLPHHWLLAGYVCPGVCFLYHLIVHLSAVSIDPADANVRDKNYLGPVATFTRGQHAHIIENHHCHVCDVDVSAKSKHCGTCNKCVCGFDHHCKWLNNCVGERNYWHFLNSVLSALLGLGLLLLVACYIFVEFFLDPGLLRSDQHFDALRNRTDCWFLFLPAAPLQTRAWALLLTAGIFILLSLLTVILLGHLLAFHIYLMWNKLSTYEYVLQQRLQQVKESELQLEPSQLPPTQEAGLVLAQPGSADPGSPAEEFSAARQGSSEPCACRHQADPGKSSPDLPSPHSLLPAQVTSQPQKKGRKRTQKAPSSAVGSRAGTPPRPWASPPDPQPAFPATAAATSAANNLHLRVPAFALRPAGPPSSISLLQAAEPAAEHPWVPTESMDELPVPQTGLGSVTLPEPPTDSSSAPQHSAGHTEKPRGGRKRKLSAGHKAKRKSCQQDKQVADLHLLPKLPAVFVSRSSGEPGGPQAQAGTAAASGTGAERLPA; from the exons ATGAACATCTGCAAGAAGCCTCCCAACAAGATAGCTGCAGAGACTCTGGGCCGGGCTGCGGCGGAGCGGCAGGGCCAGCGCGCCCGGAGGAATGGCTGGAGCTGGCCCCTGCACCTCTTCCAGgtcactgcctggctgctctacCTCTTCTATGCCCTGGTGGGCTTTGGCATCCTGgtgcccctcctgccccaccactggctgctggctggctaTGTT TGCCCAGGGGTTTGCTTTCTCTACCATTTAATTGTCCATCTCAGTGCAGTCTCCATTGACCCTGCAGATGCAAACGTGAGAGACAAGAACTACCTGGGGCCTGTGGCCACCTTCACTCGTGGCCAGCATGCACACATCATCGAGAACCATCACTGCCACGTCTGTGACGTGGATGT GAGTGCCAAGTCCAAGCACTGTGGAACCTGCAACAAATGCGTCTGTGGCTTCGATCACCACTGCAAGTGGCTCAACAACTGCGTGGGAGAGAGGAACtactg GCACTTCCTGAACTctgtgctctcagctctcctgggccttgggctcctgctgctggttgcttGCTACATCTTCGTGGAGTTCTTCCTGGACCCTGGGCTGCTTCGCTCCGACCAGCACTTTGATG CGCTGAGGAACCGCACGGACTGCTGGTTCCtgttcctgcctgcagctcccctgcagaccCGGGCCTGGGcccttctgctcactgctggcatcttcatcctgctcagcctgctgacAGTCATCCTGCTGGGCCATCTCCTGGCCTTCCACATCTATCTCA TGTGGAACAAGCTGAGCACCTACGAGTACGTCCTGCAGCAGCGCCTGCAGCAGGTGAAGGAGtccgagctgcagctggagccctCCCAGCTGCCCCCCACTCAG GAAGCAGGCTTGGTGCTggcccagcctggcagtgctgaccctggcagcccagcagaggagTTCTCAGCAGCAAGACAAGG ctctTCAGAGCCCTGCGCCTGCCGCCACCAGGCTGACCCCGGCAAGAGCTCTCCTGACCTCCCTTCTCCacactccctgctccctgcccag GTCACTTCACAGccacagaagaaaggaagaaagaggacaCAGAAGGCTCCTTCctcagcagtgggcagcagagctgggacccCGCCCAGGCCTTGGGCCTcacccccagaccctcagcCAG ccttcccagccacggctgctgccacctcagctGCCAACAACCTTCATCTCCGTGTGCCAGCTTTTGCTCTGAGACCTGCTGGGCCTCCCAGCAgcatcagcctgctgcaggcagcagagcctgcagctgagcatcCCTGGGTGCCCACTGAATCCATGGATgagcttcctgtgcctcagacTGGCCTTGGGAGCGTGACCCTTCCTGAGCCTCCTACAGACAGCTCCAGCGCCCCCCAGCACTCTGCCGGGCACACGGAGAAGCCCAGAGGCGGCAGGAAGAGGAAGCTGTCAGCTGGCCACAAGGCCAAGAggaagagctgccagcaggacaagcaggTGGCAGATCTGCACCTCCTGCCCAAGCTCCCTGCCGTGTTtgtgagcaggagcagtgggGAGCCTGGGGGCCCTCAGGCGCAGGCAGGGACCGCAGCAGCGAGCGGCACGGGGGCAGAGAGGCTCCCTGCATGA
- the ZDHHC1 gene encoding palmitoyltransferase ZDHHC1 isoform X2, with amino-acid sequence MNICKKPPNKIAAETLGRAAAERQGQRARRNGWSWPLHLFQVTAWLLYLFYALVGFGILVPLLPHHWLLAGYVCPGVCFLYHLIVHLSAVSIDPADANVRDKNYLGPVATFTRGQHAHIIENHHCHVCDVDVSAKSKHCGTCNKCVCGFDHHCKWLNNCVGERNYWHFLNSVLSALLGLGLLLLVACYIFVEFFLDPGLLRSDQHFDALRNRTDCWFLFLPAAPLQTRAWALLLTAGIFILLSLLTVILLGHLLAFHIYLMWNKLSTYEYVLQQRLQQVKESELQLEPSQLPPTQEAGLVLAQPGSADPGSPAEEFSAARQGSSEPCACRHQADPGKSSPDLPSPHSLLPAQPQKKGRKRTQKAPSSAVGSRAGTPPRPWASPPDPQPAFPATAAATSAANNLHLRVPAFALRPAGPPSSISLLQAAEPAAEHPWVPTESMDELPVPQTGLGSVTLPEPPTDSSSAPQHSAGHTEKPRGGRKRKLSAGHKAKRKSCQQDKQVADLHLLPKLPAVFVSRSSGEPGGPQAQAGTAAASGTGAERLPA; translated from the exons ATGAACATCTGCAAGAAGCCTCCCAACAAGATAGCTGCAGAGACTCTGGGCCGGGCTGCGGCGGAGCGGCAGGGCCAGCGCGCCCGGAGGAATGGCTGGAGCTGGCCCCTGCACCTCTTCCAGgtcactgcctggctgctctacCTCTTCTATGCCCTGGTGGGCTTTGGCATCCTGgtgcccctcctgccccaccactggctgctggctggctaTGTT TGCCCAGGGGTTTGCTTTCTCTACCATTTAATTGTCCATCTCAGTGCAGTCTCCATTGACCCTGCAGATGCAAACGTGAGAGACAAGAACTACCTGGGGCCTGTGGCCACCTTCACTCGTGGCCAGCATGCACACATCATCGAGAACCATCACTGCCACGTCTGTGACGTGGATGT GAGTGCCAAGTCCAAGCACTGTGGAACCTGCAACAAATGCGTCTGTGGCTTCGATCACCACTGCAAGTGGCTCAACAACTGCGTGGGAGAGAGGAACtactg GCACTTCCTGAACTctgtgctctcagctctcctgggccttgggctcctgctgctggttgcttGCTACATCTTCGTGGAGTTCTTCCTGGACCCTGGGCTGCTTCGCTCCGACCAGCACTTTGATG CGCTGAGGAACCGCACGGACTGCTGGTTCCtgttcctgcctgcagctcccctgcagaccCGGGCCTGGGcccttctgctcactgctggcatcttcatcctgctcagcctgctgacAGTCATCCTGCTGGGCCATCTCCTGGCCTTCCACATCTATCTCA TGTGGAACAAGCTGAGCACCTACGAGTACGTCCTGCAGCAGCGCCTGCAGCAGGTGAAGGAGtccgagctgcagctggagccctCCCAGCTGCCCCCCACTCAG GAAGCAGGCTTGGTGCTggcccagcctggcagtgctgaccctggcagcccagcagaggagTTCTCAGCAGCAAGACAAGG ctctTCAGAGCCCTGCGCCTGCCGCCACCAGGCTGACCCCGGCAAGAGCTCTCCTGACCTCCCTTCTCCacactccctgctccctgcccag ccacagaagaaaggaagaaagaggacaCAGAAGGCTCCTTCctcagcagtgggcagcagagctgggacccCGCCCAGGCCTTGGGCCTcacccccagaccctcagcCAG ccttcccagccacggctgctgccacctcagctGCCAACAACCTTCATCTCCGTGTGCCAGCTTTTGCTCTGAGACCTGCTGGGCCTCCCAGCAgcatcagcctgctgcaggcagcagagcctgcagctgagcatcCCTGGGTGCCCACTGAATCCATGGATgagcttcctgtgcctcagacTGGCCTTGGGAGCGTGACCCTTCCTGAGCCTCCTACAGACAGCTCCAGCGCCCCCCAGCACTCTGCCGGGCACACGGAGAAGCCCAGAGGCGGCAGGAAGAGGAAGCTGTCAGCTGGCCACAAGGCCAAGAggaagagctgccagcaggacaagcaggTGGCAGATCTGCACCTCCTGCCCAAGCTCCCTGCCGTGTTtgtgagcaggagcagtgggGAGCCTGGGGGCCCTCAGGCGCAGGCAGGGACCGCAGCAGCGAGCGGCACGGGGGCAGAGAGGCTCCCTGCATGA